The Streptomyces europaeiscabiei genome window below encodes:
- a CDS encoding NPP1 family protein has protein sequence MKTGSRTRTSRRFRRSAVTLGATVALVVGVAGSAYAAPPAALPANAEALETTWQPAYDYDTDGCYSTPAIGPTGTVNGGLKPTGSLSGDCRDRSDLDNTNGYSRYKCNNGWCAIMYDLYFEKDQAVSGSSIGGHRHDWEHVVVWVQNGTAQYVSTSNHGGFTVHAASAVRWDGTHAKIVYHKDGIRTHCFRLAGSNDEPPENHEGTWQYPPLVGWNGYPSGVRDTLVAYDFGSANFGLKDGSFASNLTKAMPSGISFDPNA, from the coding sequence GTGAAGACAGGTTCGCGCACGCGCACTTCGCGTCGTTTCCGCAGATCCGCAGTCACCCTCGGCGCCACCGTCGCGCTGGTCGTCGGTGTCGCCGGCAGCGCGTACGCGGCTCCGCCCGCCGCGCTGCCCGCCAACGCGGAGGCGCTGGAGACGACTTGGCAGCCGGCCTACGACTACGACACGGACGGTTGTTACTCGACCCCCGCGATCGGCCCCACGGGCACGGTCAACGGTGGCCTGAAGCCGACCGGTTCGCTCAGCGGCGACTGCCGCGACCGGTCCGACCTGGACAACACCAACGGCTACTCGCGCTACAAGTGCAACAACGGCTGGTGCGCGATCATGTACGACCTCTACTTCGAGAAGGACCAGGCGGTCTCGGGCAGCAGCATCGGCGGCCACCGCCACGACTGGGAGCACGTCGTGGTCTGGGTGCAGAACGGCACGGCCCAGTACGTCTCGACGTCCAACCACGGCGGCTTCACCGTGCACGCCGCGTCCGCGGTGCGCTGGGACGGCACCCACGCGAAGATCGTCTACCACAAGGACGGTATCCGGACGCACTGCTTCCGCCTCGCGGGCTCGAACGACGAGCCGCCGGAGAACCACGAGGGCACCTGGCAGTACCCGCCGCTCGTCGGCTGGAACGGCTACCCGTCCGGCGTCCGCGACACCCTCGTCGCCTACGACTTCGGCAGCGCCAACTTCGGCCTCAAGGACGGCAGTTTCGCCTCCAACCTCACGAAGGCGATGCCGTCGGGGATCTCGTTCGACCCGAACGCGTAA
- a CDS encoding RipA family octameric membrane protein, with amino-acid sequence MADVHHSLWNSEVAPDSYTPANTPYLGVLFEQYKLCVETADRVSARRGAANTFFLSLNSAIATAMVGGLGPRPGSVSVWLLLAGLLILVGQCVAWYLMVRSYRQLNTAKWAVIGAFEKRLPAYAYSRAEWTELGEGEDWRRYVPLTRLEQWVPPLFVAAYLVGFLALAL; translated from the coding sequence ATGGCAGACGTCCACCACTCCCTGTGGAACTCCGAAGTCGCCCCCGACAGTTACACGCCCGCCAACACCCCCTATCTGGGCGTGCTCTTCGAGCAGTACAAGCTCTGTGTCGAGACGGCCGACCGCGTCAGCGCGCGGCGGGGCGCTGCCAACACCTTCTTCCTGTCGCTCAACAGCGCGATCGCCACGGCCATGGTCGGCGGGCTGGGGCCGCGTCCGGGCAGCGTTTCGGTCTGGCTGCTTCTCGCCGGTCTGCTGATCCTCGTCGGGCAGTGCGTGGCGTGGTACCTGATGGTCCGTTCCTACCGCCAGCTCAACACCGCGAAGTGGGCGGTGATCGGCGCGTTCGAGAAACGGCTCCCCGCCTACGCCTACTCCCGCGCCGAATGGACCGAGCTGGGGGAGGGGGAGGACTGGCGCCGATACGTGCCCCTGACCCGCCTGGAACAGTGGGTGCCACCGCTCTTCGTGGCCGCCTATCTGGTGGGGTTCCTGGCGCTGGCGCTGTAG
- a CDS encoding copper homeostasis protein CutC, with protein sequence MTTRALLEVIALDAEDAVAAQTGGADRLELVADMEADGLTPAVATFVEVQAAVDIPVRVMLRLADGFAAGDVDALVRVACDLRAAGAEEFVLGFLGEGGGLDLDAVERVVAELDGRSWTFHRAIDRAADRDALRKQLADLPGLDTYLTAGSGAGVDDGLPVLLAEAARRGDPGYTQRLMIGGGLRLGHVPRLRAARVDAFHIGGAARPQGWTAPVAADAVQEWRTALDTRPARPGTRTSGRPGLGLSDNSV encoded by the coding sequence ATGACCACGCGCGCGCTTCTGGAGGTGATCGCCCTCGACGCCGAGGACGCCGTCGCCGCCCAGACCGGAGGTGCCGACCGGCTGGAGCTGGTCGCGGACATGGAGGCCGACGGCCTCACCCCGGCGGTCGCGACGTTCGTGGAGGTGCAGGCCGCCGTGGACATCCCGGTGCGGGTCATGCTGCGGCTCGCCGACGGGTTCGCGGCGGGGGACGTGGACGCGCTGGTGCGGGTGGCGTGCGACCTGCGGGCGGCCGGGGCGGAGGAGTTCGTGCTCGGGTTCCTGGGGGAGGGCGGCGGGTTGGATCTGGACGCCGTGGAGCGCGTGGTCGCCGAGCTGGACGGGCGGTCGTGGACGTTCCACCGGGCGATCGACCGCGCCGCCGACCGGGACGCCCTGCGCAAGCAGCTCGCGGACCTGCCGGGGCTGGACACCTACCTCACGGCGGGCTCGGGCGCCGGTGTCGACGACGGCCTGCCGGTGCTGCTGGCCGAGGCCGCGCGGCGCGGCGACCCCGGCTACACCCAGCGCCTCATGATCGGCGGTGGCCTCCGTCTCGGCCACGTCCCGCGCCTGCGCGCCGCCCGCGTCGACGCCTTCCACATCGGAGGCGCGGCCCGCCCCCAGGGCTGGACCGCGCCGGTCGCCGCCGACGCCGTACAGGAATGGCGTACGGCACTGGACACCCGCCCCGCCCGCCCGGGAACCAGGACCTCGGGCCGGCCGGGCCTAGGCCTGTCCGACAACTCCGTCTGA